One segment of Hugenholtzia roseola DSM 9546 DNA contains the following:
- a CDS encoding DUF4350 domain-containing protein, translated as MKNKGFILPLFIFIIALLTVVSIFVLPNFNTNKNLDWDEDYHKSSKQPYGTYILHQILPEAFGSGELTEIDDTLGVFFVENEMPKNTNYVFVGNHYNTHEREMELLFEYVGAGNEAFISSEGFLDYQFINFYQDKIVQNPQMVEADFAAALGSAAAVGSDLITTLNQMTGATLENVPADRLGLYLPEVRKGRVAAYERVLYFEKQTITHTSVFTPATQEYPDVRFLGGIKVEEAAFELLDKGEYTEETKEVEKRGYNVDLSKAYKADQTLLYNFVRFRYGKGHFYIHTFPQAFANHQLLKAEGYDYVKAIFSHLPQQKTYWDERSKFYKQPPSQVPFTRYESKELSYILSQPPLKFAYYTLLIAALLYIFFAGKRKQRIIPILEEKTNTSLEFAKTVGTLYFQEQDHVRLAELKIKLFWDFVRNKYQIETQVRNPDFYRKLAQKAQISETYLSQIQKLIEVVERARQARIQISAEKLMALHEHLTYFYKKSK; from the coding sequence ATGAAAAATAAAGGATTTATTTTACCGCTTTTTATTTTTATTATCGCACTACTAACGGTAGTGTCGATTTTCGTTTTGCCAAACTTTAATACAAATAAAAATTTAGATTGGGACGAAGATTACCACAAGAGTAGCAAGCAGCCCTACGGCACTTATATTCTGCACCAAATTTTGCCCGAAGCTTTTGGCAGCGGCGAACTAACCGAAATAGACGATACTTTGGGCGTTTTTTTTGTGGAAAATGAAATGCCAAAAAATACCAATTATGTCTTTGTGGGAAACCACTACAACACACACGAAAGAGAGATGGAGCTACTCTTCGAGTATGTGGGGGCAGGCAATGAGGCTTTTATCAGCAGTGAAGGCTTTTTAGACTATCAATTTATCAATTTTTATCAAGATAAAATTGTCCAAAATCCGCAAATGGTGGAGGCAGACTTTGCCGCTGCGCTTGGTTCGGCGGCAGCCGTTGGGAGCGATTTGATAACAACTTTGAATCAGATGACAGGTGCAACCTTAGAAAATGTGCCTGCCGACCGTTTGGGTTTGTATTTGCCCGAAGTTCGAAAAGGGCGCGTTGCCGCTTATGAGCGCGTTCTTTATTTTGAAAAACAGACCATTACACACACTTCTGTCTTTACGCCTGCCACACAAGAATATCCTGACGTGCGCTTTTTGGGTGGTATCAAGGTAGAAGAAGCCGCCTTCGAGCTTCTCGATAAAGGCGAATATACGGAAGAAACAAAAGAAGTGGAAAAACGCGGCTATAATGTTGATTTGAGCAAAGCCTACAAAGCCGACCAAACCTTATTGTATAATTTTGTCCGCTTTCGCTATGGAAAAGGGCATTTTTATATCCATACCTTCCCACAAGCCTTCGCAAACCACCAACTTCTCAAAGCCGAAGGCTACGATTATGTAAAGGCTATTTTTTCGCATCTGCCCCAGCAGAAAACCTATTGGGACGAGCGCAGCAAATTCTACAAACAGCCGCCTTCCCAAGTGCCTTTCACCCGTTATGAAAGCAAGGAGTTGAGCTATATCCTTTCGCAGCCGCCTCTGAAATTTGCCTATTACACTTTGTTGATAGCGGCATTGCTCTACATCTTTTTTGCAGGAAAGCGAAAGCAGCGCATTATCCCCATTTTAGAAGAAAAAACCAATACCTCTTTGGAATTTGCCAAAACCGTAGGCACGCTCTATTTTCAGGAGCAAGACCATGTCAGATTGGCAGAGCTAAAAATCAAACTCTTTTGGGACTTTGTGCGAAACAAATACCAAATAGAAACGCAGGTACGCAATCCAGATTTTTACAGAAAATTGGCACAGAAGGCGCAAATTTCCGAAACCTACCTTAGTCAGATTCAGAAATTGATAGAGGTAGTAGAGCGTGCGCGTCAGGCACGGATTCAGATTTCGGCAGAAAAACTCATGGCGTTGCATGAACACTTAACCTATTTTTACAAAAAATCAAAATAA
- a CDS encoding DUF4129 domain-containing protein: MRFSLLSPDFLASFWRRFFLLALFCTLALPLLAQKATRLEGSPYVLGKESLKQATWEKAIEGIDYTPPEKKKTDGGENINLPTWQPKWDAFDALPFLKPLLVISISALLLGIIFWLVLQNWGKYNKRNRQQIQFDFEQEVDVKKVNWSDLEYLLQQALQNQNHRIALRLLFLILLKKLQENGYLKTAKGFSNAQYLQQMQHQVELYDTFAYLLRCYEWVWYGERSLSAHQFEALKNQWDSFLAQIKPLQQV; the protein is encoded by the coding sequence ATGCGTTTTTCTCTATTAAGTCCTGATTTTTTGGCTTCTTTTTGGCGCAGGTTTTTCCTTCTGGCTCTTTTCTGCACGCTTGCGCTGCCTCTTTTGGCACAAAAAGCCACACGCCTCGAAGGTTCGCCCTATGTTTTGGGCAAAGAAAGCCTAAAACAAGCCACTTGGGAAAAGGCGATTGAAGGCATCGATTACACGCCGCCCGAAAAGAAAAAAACAGATGGAGGAGAAAACATAAATCTTCCTACTTGGCAACCAAAGTGGGACGCTTTTGATGCGCTGCCTTTTTTGAAGCCGCTTTTGGTAATTTCTATCTCCGCGCTGCTTTTGGGGATTATTTTTTGGCTGGTTTTGCAAAATTGGGGCAAATACAATAAGCGCAACCGCCAACAGATTCAGTTCGACTTCGAGCAGGAAGTAGATGTTAAGAAGGTGAATTGGAGCGATTTAGAGTACCTTTTGCAGCAAGCCCTTCAAAATCAGAACCATCGCATTGCCTTGCGCCTTTTGTTTCTGATTTTACTAAAAAAATTGCAAGAGAATGGCTATCTCAAAACGGCAAAAGGCTTTTCAAACGCCCAATATCTACAACAGATGCAGCATCAAGTCGAGCTTTATGATACCTTTGCTTACCTTTTGCGCTGTTACGAATGGGTTTGGTATGGTGAGCGTAGTCTCTCCGCTCATCAATTTGAAGCCCTCAAAAATCAATGGGACAGCTTTTTGGCACAAATCAAACCCCTACAACAGGTCTGA
- a CDS encoding stage II sporulation protein M → MRENEFIRQNKSKWLHFENLLVQKHKDPDELAEHFIKVTDDLSYARTFYRHRVISVYLNGLAQRVFNQLFRYRSKEQGSFVRFWTHDLPLANYHIRYELLISFVVFALAFCIGVLSNQESDGFARLILGDAYINMTESNISQGDPMAVYKDSQKVNMFLGITLNNVRIAFMVFVLGALGGIGTLAILIKNGVMVGVFQHFFYQKGVFLESFATIWVHGTLEILAIIVVGGAGMTLSRGLFFPNSYTRLQSFQMAARRSIKVIMGIVPVFVVAAFIESFVTRYTELSYTIRFMIIISSLLFMIFYFVFYPFWVARRLSAQERTETQPAYQPQSVFKYYQIRSARQLIKDTFTFYKKHIGFYLKVFALVVFPLSFLQMYQISARELADKDFFFFFLESEGYFVHYLKLIFGLAMKPWAHFGVYQALNTLLWLLSSLLFLFHIEQKTLRPDLPLGWNQGTLQIVGKFLATKGLLVFATLLLVKLLVLISAAWIWVVFPLLSTILAFWVAERNAFSFWKGNVLKGGFYLAFLLVLVGFYLLLLGSPLLYLLYDSLISILGLGNTGQTNLLLQACVVAFAQASFFVAYPLFIIAMRLLYGSEVEKSESLTLQRELSDFHFRHQPKEWE, encoded by the coding sequence ATGCGCGAAAATGAATTTATCCGTCAGAACAAGTCTAAATGGCTGCATTTCGAGAACCTACTTGTACAAAAACACAAAGACCCTGACGAATTAGCCGAGCATTTTATTAAAGTTACAGACGACCTTTCTTATGCGCGTACCTTCTACCGTCATCGCGTTATTTCGGTCTATCTAAATGGTTTGGCGCAGCGCGTCTTCAACCAACTTTTCCGCTATCGCAGCAAAGAGCAGGGCAGTTTTGTGCGTTTCTGGACACACGATTTGCCTTTGGCAAACTACCACATTCGCTATGAACTTCTCATTTCTTTTGTCGTCTTTGCCTTAGCGTTTTGTATCGGCGTGCTTTCCAATCAGGAGTCTGACGGCTTTGCGCGTTTGATTTTGGGTGATGCCTATATCAATATGACCGAATCGAATATCTCACAAGGCGACCCTATGGCGGTCTATAAAGATAGCCAAAAAGTCAATATGTTTTTGGGCATTACGCTCAATAACGTCCGCATTGCCTTTATGGTCTTTGTCTTGGGCGCATTGGGCGGAATTGGCACTTTGGCGATTCTGATAAAAAATGGCGTAATGGTGGGCGTTTTTCAGCACTTTTTCTATCAAAAAGGCGTGTTTTTAGAGTCCTTTGCCACAATTTGGGTGCATGGCACGCTCGAAATTTTAGCCATTATCGTAGTAGGGGGCGCAGGCATGACCCTAAGCAGGGGGCTATTTTTCCCCAACTCTTACACGCGCCTACAAAGTTTTCAGATGGCGGCACGTCGCTCGATAAAGGTCATTATGGGCATTGTGCCTGTCTTTGTGGTGGCGGCTTTTATAGAAAGTTTCGTTACGCGCTACACCGAACTTTCCTATACCATACGCTTTATGATTATCATTAGCTCCTTGCTTTTTATGATTTTCTACTTCGTATTTTATCCGTTTTGGGTGGCACGCCGCCTTTCAGCGCAGGAGCGTACCGAAACACAGCCTGCTTATCAGCCTCAAAGCGTGTTTAAATACTACCAAATCCGCTCGGCGCGTCAGCTCATCAAAGATACTTTTACTTTCTATAAAAAACACATTGGTTTTTATCTCAAAGTGTTCGCGCTGGTAGTTTTTCCACTTTCCTTTTTGCAAATGTATCAAATTAGTGCGCGAGAGTTAGCCGACAAAGACTTCTTCTTCTTTTTCTTGGAAAGTGAAGGCTATTTTGTGCATTACCTCAAACTTATCTTCGGTTTGGCGATGAAGCCTTGGGCGCATTTTGGGGTGTATCAGGCTCTTAATACGCTCCTTTGGCTGCTTAGTAGTCTGCTTTTTCTGTTTCATATCGAGCAAAAGACACTGCGCCCTGACCTTCCTTTGGGTTGGAATCAAGGCACGCTGCAAATTGTAGGTAAATTTTTGGCTACAAAAGGGCTTTTGGTGTTTGCCACTTTGCTCCTTGTCAAATTGCTTGTCTTGATAAGTGCCGCTTGGATTTGGGTTGTTTTTCCCCTACTTTCCACTATCTTGGCTTTTTGGGTGGCAGAGCGCAATGCCTTTTCTTTTTGGAAAGGTAACGTGCTAAAAGGTGGTTTCTACTTGGCTTTCCTGCTTGTTTTGGTGGGTTTCTACCTGCTGCTTTTGGGTTCGCCCCTGCTTTATCTGCTCTATGATAGCCTGATTTCGATATTGGGCTTGGGCAATACGGGGCAGACCAACTTGCTTTTGCAAGCCTGCGTAGTTGCTTTTGCACAGGCGAGTTTTTTTGTGGCTTATCCGCTTTTCATTATTGCCATGCGCCTGCTCTATGGTTCGGAAGTGGAAAAAAGCGAAAGCCTGACTTTGCAGCGCGAACTTTCCGACTTTCATTTTCGCCATCAACCCAAAGAATGGGAGTAG
- a CDS encoding RDD family protein, with amino-acid sequence MATVYLKTPQNVTIEVGLASSLERAVAYFIDFIVIIAWISLIGTLMGILLQDSDWFVYVYFLLVVPFFVFYHLALEILWQGQSIGKKIMRLKVVKFNGDLPSADDFLLRWAFRMIDVSFSFTALAATLILTSENKQRLGDVLAGTLVVKLQPEGNQHKGRVFKEENKEQEREFLYPNLIAFNDQEMMLIKNLLARYYKNPSPTHQTLLKEAAQTIAQKLKLSKVPQEPVRFLEAVLEEYVFMTR; translated from the coding sequence ATGGCAACAGTTTATTTAAAAACTCCGCAGAATGTAACCATTGAAGTAGGCTTGGCTTCTTCCCTCGAAAGGGCAGTGGCTTATTTCATCGATTTTATCGTAATTATCGCTTGGATTTCGCTTATCGGTACTCTGATGGGCATTTTGCTTCAAGATAGCGATTGGTTTGTATATGTCTATTTTTTATTGGTAGTCCCCTTCTTTGTTTTTTACCATTTAGCCTTAGAAATTCTTTGGCAGGGACAGAGCATAGGCAAAAAAATCATGCGCCTCAAAGTGGTCAAGTTTAATGGCGATTTGCCCTCTGCCGACGATTTTTTGCTTCGTTGGGCTTTTAGAATGATTGATGTTAGTTTTTCCTTTACCGCCTTAGCCGCTACCCTCATTCTGACTTCGGAAAACAAGCAACGTTTGGGCGATGTCTTGGCAGGCACGCTCGTAGTCAAGCTCCAACCCGAAGGCAACCAACACAAAGGGCGCGTTTTTAAGGAAGAAAACAAGGAGCAGGAGCGCGAATTTTTGTACCCCAATCTTATCGCCTTCAACGACCAAGAGATGATGCTCATCAAAAACTTACTCGCTCGCTACTATAAAAACCCCTCGCCAACACATCAGACCCTTTTGAAGGAAGCAGCCCAGACGATTGCACAAAAGCTAAAACTTAGCAAAGTGCCACAAGAGCCTGTGCGCTTTTTAGAAGCAGTTTTGGAAGAGTATGTGTTCATGACGCGATAA
- a CDS encoding TerD family protein: MQIPILHKGSTIDVLATQPKLCIGVNWGAIVKKKRFLGLVPTWEGVNLDLGAALFDEQGEMLDLIYPNKPHSKDGAISHSGDDTTGDKTLSSDQNDNETIVLDLTRLNPSISQLFFFVQSSSQTDFSDIPYTQIRIYTASAPNQVENLLGSFDVAANAAFHGKVAMVMGKLFRRGQDWRFYTIGEGVEAAKLLNTVALIKERYL, from the coding sequence ATGCAAATTCCTATCCTACACAAAGGCAGCACGATTGACGTTTTAGCAACCCAACCCAAACTCTGCATTGGGGTAAATTGGGGCGCGATTGTGAAGAAGAAGCGTTTTTTGGGCTTAGTGCCTACTTGGGAAGGGGTGAATTTAGACTTAGGCGCGGCTCTTTTTGATGAGCAAGGCGAAATGCTCGACCTTATCTACCCCAATAAGCCTCACTCGAAAGATGGTGCAATCTCTCACTCTGGCGACGATACCACAGGCGACAAGACCCTTAGTAGCGACCAAAACGATAACGAAACCATTGTCTTAGACCTTACGCGCCTTAATCCCTCGATAAGTCAGCTCTTTTTCTTTGTCCAAAGCAGCAGTCAGACAGATTTTTCGGACATTCCCTATACCCAAATCCGCATCTACACAGCCTCTGCGCCCAATCAGGTAGAAAATCTCTTGGGTAGTTTTGATGTAGCTGCCAATGCCGCCTTTCATGGCAAAGTCGCGATGGTGATGGGCAAACTATTCCGACGCGGGCAAGATTGGCGATTTTATACCATAGGCGAAGGCGTAGAAGCCGCCAAACTCCTCAATACCGTTGCGCTTATCAAGGAACGCTACCTTTGA
- the pyrH gene encoding UMP kinase: MTYKRYRRVLLKLSGEALMGTQQFGIEPSRLEQYALEIKNAVENGIQVAVVIGGGNIFRGVQSDNVGIDRVQGDYMGMLATVINAMAIQSALEQMGVYTRLMSGIKMEQICEPYIRRRAIRHLEKNRVVIFAAGLGSPYFTTDSAASLRAIEIGADVVLKGTRVDGVYSADPEKNPEAVRYENISFEQVYQQGLNVMDMTAFTLCRENNLPIIVFDMNTPGNLLKVLQGEAVGTLITEY, translated from the coding sequence ATGACTTACAAACGCTATAGACGGGTGCTGCTCAAATTAAGCGGCGAAGCCCTCATGGGAACACAACAATTTGGCATCGAGCCGAGCCGCTTAGAGCAATATGCCTTAGAAATCAAGAACGCCGTAGAAAATGGAATCCAAGTGGCGGTCGTGATTGGGGGCGGCAACATTTTTAGAGGCGTACAGTCGGATAATGTAGGCATAGACCGCGTACAGGGCGATTACATGGGCATGCTTGCTACCGTTATCAATGCGATGGCGATACAATCTGCCTTAGAGCAGATGGGTGTTTATACGCGCCTGATGTCGGGAATCAAGATGGAGCAAATTTGCGAGCCTTACATTCGCCGTCGCGCCATTCGCCACTTAGAAAAAAATAGAGTCGTCATTTTTGCCGCAGGCTTGGGTAGCCCCTACTTCACTACCGACTCTGCCGCTTCGCTTCGCGCCATAGAAATTGGTGCAGACGTGGTCTTGAAAGGTACGCGCGTAGATGGCGTTTATTCTGCCGACCCTGAAAAAAATCCCGAAGCTGTGCGCTATGAAAATATTTCCTTCGAGCAGGTCTATCAACAAGGACTCAACGTCATGGACATGACCGCCTTTACCCTCTGCCGCGAAAACAATCTGCCTATCATTGTCTTCGATATGAACACGCCCGGCAACTTATTAAAGGTCTTGCAAGGCGAAGCCGTAGGCACGCTCATTACAGAATACTAA